One part of the Streptomyces sp. NBC_00286 genome encodes these proteins:
- a CDS encoding helix-turn-helix domain-containing protein, giving the protein MEQHSPSIRAQAVALMRQGVPNRTVAERLNIPRGTIGWWRSEDRKARGETYEQPTDCPRCTGREFDRAAYAYLLGLYLGDGHIISKRKQHHLSIFCNALQTGLIAAAEDAMRNVMPIPSVRQRYKPGCVEVKSYTKHWTCMFPQHGPGKKHERTIALEPWQQDIVDAHPWEFIRGLIHSDGCRITNWTTRLVAGERKRYEYPRYFFTNVSDDIRQLYTDTLDKLGIEWKPCTRHGNPYNISVARKASVALMDTHVGPKH; this is encoded by the coding sequence ATGGAACAGCACAGCCCTTCGATTCGCGCCCAAGCCGTCGCACTCATGCGCCAGGGCGTCCCCAACCGCACAGTCGCTGAGCGCCTCAACATCCCGCGCGGAACCATCGGTTGGTGGCGCAGCGAAGATCGGAAAGCGCGCGGCGAAACGTACGAGCAGCCCACGGACTGCCCCCGCTGCACGGGCCGCGAGTTCGACAGAGCCGCGTACGCTTATCTCCTCGGCCTCTATCTCGGCGATGGCCACATCATCTCGAAGCGCAAGCAGCATCACTTGTCCATCTTCTGCAACGCCTTGCAGACCGGGCTGATTGCAGCCGCCGAAGATGCCATGCGTAACGTGATGCCGATCCCGAGCGTGCGACAGCGCTACAAGCCGGGCTGTGTCGAGGTGAAGTCCTACACCAAGCACTGGACGTGCATGTTTCCCCAGCACGGCCCCGGCAAGAAGCACGAGCGCACCATCGCCCTCGAGCCCTGGCAGCAGGACATAGTCGACGCCCACCCGTGGGAGTTCATCCGCGGCCTCATACACTCCGACGGCTGCCGCATCACGAACTGGACAACGCGCCTCGTAGCGGGTGAGCGCAAGCGCTACGAATACCCCCGGTACTTCTTCACCAACGTCTCCGACGACATCCGTCAGCTCTACACCGACACCCTCGACAAGCTCGGTATCGAGTGGAAGCCCTGTACCCGGCACGGAAACCCGTACAACATCTCGGTCGCCCGCAAAGCCTCCGTAGCCCTGATGGACACCCACGTAGGCCCCAAGCACTAA
- a CDS encoding response regulator: protein MLSDAKILIVDDHEETLYALESALAPLGYRLARATSGDAALKEVLRGQVGLLVLDVHMPDVNGFDVVRYLRRLEQTQHIPVILVTGFGPDAELTTTAFRLGVADLVMKPIDPWALRTKVRYLYDAHQRYLRMRQEVRELRALVKELPPPNQTPEPDPRLDTRVPPQRPILRQHDQTA from the coding sequence ATGCTGTCGGATGCCAAGATCCTCATCGTCGACGACCATGAGGAAACGCTCTACGCGCTGGAAAGCGCCCTGGCCCCGCTCGGCTACCGGCTGGCGCGCGCCACCAGCGGCGACGCCGCCCTCAAGGAAGTCCTCCGCGGCCAGGTCGGACTCCTCGTCCTCGATGTGCACATGCCCGACGTCAACGGCTTCGACGTCGTCCGCTATCTGCGTCGCCTGGAACAGACCCAGCACATCCCGGTCATCCTGGTCACCGGTTTCGGCCCGGACGCCGAACTCACCACCACCGCCTTCCGGCTCGGCGTCGCCGACCTGGTGATGAAACCCATAGACCCCTGGGCCCTGCGCACCAAGGTGCGTTACCTGTATGACGCCCACCAGAGATATCTGCGGATGAGACAGGAGGTACGCGAACTCCGCGCGCTGGTAAAGGAGTTACCGCCGCCGAACCAGACCCCCGAACCCGACCCGCGCCTCGACACCCGCGTACCGCCGCAGCGGCCGATCCTCCGCCAGCACGACCAGACCGCGTAG
- a CDS encoding chorismate mutase: MTTSDNGTSNVEPAAPAVRAELDRLRDSIDNIDAAVVHMLAERFKCTQQVGHLKAAHQLPPADPAREAHQIARLRRLAENAKLDPAFAEKLLNFIIAEVIRHHENIAGNANTGSVSTG, encoded by the coding sequence ATGACCACCAGCGACAACGGAACCTCAAACGTCGAGCCTGCCGCCCCCGCCGTCCGCGCCGAGCTCGACCGGCTGCGCGACAGCATCGACAACATCGATGCCGCCGTCGTCCATATGCTCGCCGAACGCTTCAAGTGCACCCAGCAGGTCGGCCACCTCAAGGCCGCCCACCAGCTGCCGCCCGCCGACCCGGCCCGTGAGGCCCACCAGATCGCCCGGCTGCGCCGGCTCGCGGAGAACGCCAAACTCGACCCCGCGTTCGCCGAGAAGCTCCTCAACTTCATCATCGCCGAGGTCATCAGGCACCACGAAAACATCGCCGGCAACGCGAACACCGGCAGTGTTTCGACCGGCTGA
- a CDS encoding lysine N(6)-hydroxylase/L-ornithine N(5)-oxygenase family protein: MIPSPRSAQHEPEAPRDLVGIGIGPFNLSLAALAQPLTELDTAFYDQRPAFDWHPGLLIDGATLQVPFLADLVTLADPVSPWTFLNYLRSRDRLFPFYFAERFHIHRAEYAAYCRWVSDHLPGLHFGHRIDAVRWNPHRDLFEVDFTRRPEGGAGAESGEAHGCTYAKNLVLGIGTAPHIPEPLRPLVEAPGVPVIHAADYLEHRERLLTAGHITVIGSGQSGAEVYLDLLRHRPAGREKIHWLARTEAFAPMEYSKLGLEHFTPDYTRYFHALPEPVRDRLVPAQWQLHKGIDADTIAAIHDELYQRTLHGGWPDTVLTPGVHVRTAGRIDRTAIELHLEHVQQGTGTRLTTDAVVLATGYRERPLEPLLAGLDPYVSRDSAGRPHIDDQYRLSLAPAVTGSLYVQNAELHTHGVGTPDLGLAAWRSATILNSLTGKDPYPLPRRTAFTTFGLEDGITEGGDQGKTGALSRVRVP; this comes from the coding sequence ATGATCCCAAGTCCTCGCTCCGCACAGCACGAACCCGAGGCACCCCGCGACCTGGTGGGCATCGGCATCGGCCCCTTCAACCTCTCCCTCGCCGCCCTCGCCCAGCCCCTCACCGAACTCGACACCGCCTTCTACGACCAGCGCCCCGCCTTCGACTGGCACCCCGGCCTCCTCATCGACGGCGCCACCCTCCAAGTCCCCTTCCTCGCCGACCTGGTCACCCTCGCCGACCCCGTAAGCCCCTGGACCTTCCTCAACTACCTCCGCAGCCGCGACCGCCTCTTCCCCTTCTACTTCGCCGAGCGCTTCCACATCCACCGCGCCGAATACGCCGCGTACTGCCGCTGGGTCAGCGACCACCTCCCCGGACTCCACTTCGGCCACCGCATCGACGCCGTCCGCTGGAACCCGCACCGAGACCTCTTCGAAGTCGACTTCACCCGACGACCCGAAGGCGGCGCAGGCGCGGAAAGCGGGGAGGCCCACGGCTGTACGTACGCCAAGAACCTCGTCCTCGGCATCGGCACCGCCCCCCACATCCCCGAACCGCTCCGCCCCCTCGTCGAAGCCCCCGGCGTACCCGTCATCCACGCCGCCGACTACCTCGAACACCGCGAACGGCTCCTCACCGCCGGCCACATCACCGTCATCGGGTCAGGACAGTCCGGCGCCGAGGTCTACCTCGACCTCCTACGCCACCGCCCCGCAGGCCGCGAAAAGATCCACTGGCTCGCCCGGACAGAAGCGTTCGCCCCCATGGAGTACTCGAAACTCGGCCTCGAACACTTCACCCCCGACTACACGCGCTACTTCCACGCCCTGCCCGAACCCGTACGCGACCGCCTCGTCCCCGCCCAGTGGCAGCTCCACAAAGGCATCGACGCCGACACCATCGCCGCCATCCACGACGAGCTCTACCAGCGCACCCTCCACGGCGGCTGGCCCGACACCGTCCTCACCCCCGGCGTCCACGTCCGCACCGCGGGCCGCATCGACCGGACGGCCATCGAGCTCCACCTCGAACACGTCCAGCAGGGCACCGGTACCCGCCTCACCACCGACGCCGTCGTCCTCGCCACCGGCTACCGCGAACGCCCCCTCGAACCCCTCCTCGCCGGCCTCGACCCCTACGTGAGCCGCGACAGCGCCGGCCGCCCCCACATCGACGACCAGTACCGCCTCAGCCTCGCCCCCGCCGTCACCGGCTCCCTCTACGTCCAGAACGCCGAACTCCACACCCACGGCGTCGGCACCCCCGACCTCGGCCTAGCCGCCTGGCGCAGCGCCACCATCCTCAACTCCCTCACCGGCAAAGACCCTTACCCACTGCCGCGGCGCACCGCCTTCACCACCTTCGGCCTTGAAGACGGGATCACGGAGGGAGGGGATCAGGGGAAAACAGGGGCGCTCTCCCGCGTCCGTGTCCCGTGA
- a CDS encoding SDR family NAD(P)-dependent oxidoreductase, with translation MSEHSHLETSTQGSLWALVTGSTSGIGRATAAGLAQDGYSVIVTGRDRERAAETRRSIEAEGGRAVDLVADLGDPAAVRGLVERIRDAIDGPLDVLVHNAGGGGFAPTESTPEEMYDAAFNVHAKAPFILTGAFAPAMAERGRGAIVNVGSLSTSMAAAGTCAFQASKAALSMMTRSWTAEYGPRGVRVNSVDPGFIVTPVNEGIRDMYGTYLASLPAGRGGDPEEVANAVRFLVSPKASYINGTTLTVDGGKTAVVAM, from the coding sequence ATGAGCGAGCACAGCCACTTGGAGACGTCCACGCAGGGCTCTTTATGGGCGCTGGTGACCGGTTCGACGAGTGGGATCGGTCGCGCGACGGCGGCCGGCCTGGCTCAGGACGGGTACTCGGTCATCGTCACGGGTCGCGATCGAGAGCGGGCCGCCGAGACTCGTCGATCCATCGAGGCCGAAGGTGGCCGGGCGGTCGATCTGGTCGCCGACCTGGGCGATCCCGCGGCGGTACGCGGTCTGGTCGAGCGGATACGGGATGCCATCGACGGCCCGCTCGACGTCTTGGTGCACAACGCCGGAGGCGGAGGCTTCGCGCCGACCGAGTCCACTCCGGAGGAGATGTACGACGCTGCCTTCAACGTCCACGCCAAGGCGCCGTTCATCCTGACGGGCGCCTTCGCCCCGGCCATGGCCGAGCGTGGCCGCGGGGCCATCGTCAACGTAGGGAGCCTGAGCACCTCGATGGCCGCTGCCGGCACGTGCGCCTTCCAGGCGTCGAAGGCGGCGTTGTCCATGATGACCAGGTCGTGGACGGCGGAATACGGACCTCGAGGGGTACGGGTCAACTCCGTCGATCCCGGCTTCATCGTCACCCCGGTGAACGAGGGCATCCGCGACATGTACGGCACCTACCTCGCCTCGCTGCCTGCCGGACGTGGCGGAGACCCCGAAGAGGTCGCGAACGCTGTCCGGTTCCTTGTGTCACCCAAGGCGTCCTACATCAACGGCACCACGCTGACTGTGGATGGCGGAAAGACCGCTGTCGTGGCCATGTGA
- the pepN gene encoding aminopeptidase N, producing the protein MSVLTRAEAQTRARLLDVHRYQIELDLTRGDEIFTSHTVIHFTVRSDLEAVDTFVELKPAELRNARLDGYHLDLDTLDENRLPLKDLTPGEHELDIEAGMRYSRTGEGMHRFTDPTDGETYLYTQMSLEDVQSVFPAFDQPDLKAVFELSIKAPEGWTVLANGITEHQGDGLWKAAPTPLISTYLVAIAAGPWHSVRTEHRGLPFGLHCRRSLAPYLDADADELLAITRACFDRYHEKFEEPYPFDSYDQAFVPEFNFGAMENPGLVTFRDEFVYRSAVTDTERQTRAMVIAHEMAHMWFGDLVTLRWWDDIWLNESFAEYMGYQTLIEATRFTGTWTDFGVTRKPWGYEADQRTSTHPVAPDPDSVPDTASALLNFDGISYAKGASALRQLVAWLGEKDFLAGINTHFARHKFANATLADFIQSLADSTERDVHAWADSWLRTTGVDTLTPKIVPTDNGTCALTIAHDGSRPHRIAVGLYDRDPDEGRLSLRERLEVDVPQAEPAHPIGKRPALLLLNDADLSYAKIRFDPDSFATVRAELSALPDPLTRAVVWNALRDCVRDGELAPTAYLEAARTHLPLERDLALVQGVLAFATAQVADRYLPAPDRPAALATITSLCRDMIRRTEDGSHPGLRLTAVRHFIDAAAQPDTITAWLSEGTVPGGPELDPELRWRILGRLAVLGAIDDAVIEAELVQDPSATGQEGAARCHAALPDPEAKRQAWEAMFTTDDLSTYLFTATAKGFWQPEQADLVRDYVPRYFKQAPAVAARRGSAIAEAAGRWAFPVYAVSPETLRLGKKCLTKGNATPALHRKLVDQLDDMERALKVREE; encoded by the coding sequence ATGTCCGTACTGACGCGCGCCGAAGCGCAGACCCGTGCCCGGCTCCTCGACGTCCACCGCTACCAGATCGAACTTGACCTGACACGCGGCGACGAGATCTTCACCTCCCACACCGTCATCCACTTCACGGTACGGAGCGACCTCGAGGCCGTGGACACCTTCGTCGAGCTCAAGCCCGCCGAGCTGCGCAACGCCCGCCTCGACGGATACCACCTCGACCTGGACACCCTGGACGAGAACCGGCTGCCCCTCAAGGACCTCACCCCGGGCGAGCACGAACTGGACATCGAGGCCGGCATGCGGTACTCACGCACCGGCGAGGGCATGCACCGTTTCACCGACCCCACCGACGGCGAAACGTACCTCTACACCCAAATGTCCCTGGAAGACGTCCAGTCCGTCTTCCCCGCATTCGACCAGCCCGACCTCAAAGCCGTCTTCGAACTGTCGATAAAGGCACCCGAAGGCTGGACCGTCCTCGCCAACGGCATCACCGAGCACCAGGGCGACGGCCTGTGGAAGGCGGCCCCCACCCCGCTGATCTCCACCTACCTCGTCGCCATCGCCGCCGGCCCCTGGCACTCCGTACGCACCGAACACCGCGGACTGCCCTTCGGCCTCCACTGCCGCCGCTCACTGGCCCCGTACCTGGACGCCGACGCCGACGAACTCCTCGCCATCACCCGCGCCTGCTTCGACCGCTACCACGAGAAGTTCGAGGAGCCCTACCCCTTCGACTCCTACGACCAGGCCTTCGTCCCCGAATTCAACTTCGGCGCCATGGAGAACCCCGGCCTCGTCACCTTCCGCGACGAGTTCGTCTACCGCTCCGCCGTCACCGACACCGAACGCCAGACCCGCGCCATGGTCATCGCCCACGAGATGGCCCACATGTGGTTCGGCGACCTCGTCACCCTGCGCTGGTGGGACGACATCTGGCTGAACGAGTCCTTCGCCGAGTACATGGGCTACCAGACCCTCATCGAAGCCACCCGCTTCACCGGCACCTGGACCGACTTCGGCGTCACCCGCAAACCCTGGGGCTACGAAGCCGACCAGCGGACCTCCACCCACCCCGTCGCCCCCGACCCCGACTCTGTCCCCGACACCGCCTCCGCGCTCCTCAACTTCGACGGCATCTCCTACGCCAAGGGCGCCTCCGCACTGCGTCAACTCGTCGCCTGGCTCGGTGAGAAGGACTTCCTCGCCGGCATCAACACCCACTTCGCCCGGCACAAGTTCGCCAACGCCACCCTCGCCGACTTCATCCAGTCCCTCGCCGACAGCACCGAACGCGACGTCCACGCCTGGGCCGACTCCTGGCTGCGCACCACCGGAGTCGACACCCTCACCCCGAAGATCGTCCCGACGGACAACGGCACCTGCGCGCTGACGATCGCGCACGACGGCAGCCGGCCTCACCGCATCGCCGTCGGCCTCTACGACCGCGACCCCGACGAAGGCCGCCTCAGCCTCCGCGAACGCCTCGAAGTCGACGTCCCCCAGGCCGAACCAGCGCACCCCATCGGCAAACGGCCCGCCCTGCTCCTCCTCAACGACGCCGACCTCTCCTACGCGAAGATCCGCTTCGACCCCGACTCCTTCGCGACCGTACGCGCCGAACTGTCCGCCCTGCCCGATCCGCTGACCCGCGCAGTCGTCTGGAACGCCCTCCGCGACTGCGTACGCGACGGTGAACTGGCCCCCACCGCCTACCTCGAGGCCGCCCGCACCCACCTGCCGCTCGAGCGGGACCTCGCCCTCGTCCAGGGCGTCCTCGCCTTCGCCACCGCCCAGGTCGCCGACCGCTACCTGCCGGCCCCCGACCGGCCCGCCGCCCTCGCCACCATCACCTCCCTGTGCCGCGACATGATCCGCCGCACCGAGGACGGCTCCCACCCCGGACTGCGCCTGACCGCCGTACGCCATTTCATCGACGCCGCCGCCCAGCCCGACACGATCACCGCCTGGCTCTCCGAAGGCACCGTCCCCGGCGGCCCCGAACTCGACCCCGAACTGCGCTGGCGCATCCTCGGCCGCCTCGCCGTACTCGGCGCCATCGACGACGCCGTCATCGAGGCCGAACTCGTCCAGGACCCCAGCGCCACCGGCCAGGAAGGCGCCGCCCGCTGCCACGCCGCCCTCCCCGACCCCGAAGCCAAACGCCAGGCCTGGGAGGCCATGTTCACCACCGACGACCTCTCCACCTACCTGTTCACCGCCACAGCCAAGGGCTTCTGGCAACCCGAACAGGCAGATCTGGTACGGGACTACGTGCCGCGCTACTTCAAGCAGGCCCCGGCAGTGGCAGCCCGCCGGGGCTCCGCGATCGCAGAGGCAGCGGGCCGCTGGGCATTCCCGGTGTACGCGGTTTCACCGGAGACACTCCGCCTGGGCAAGAAATGCCTGACCAAGGGCAACGCGACTCCGGCCCTGCACCGCAAGCTGGTGGACCAACTGGACGACATGGAGCGAGCTTTGAAAGTAAGGGAGGAGTAG
- a CDS encoding ANTAR domain-containing response regulator, with protein sequence MTAPESPQPVDAPDEDKSHVPPLTTRVVIAEDEALIRLDLKEMLEEEGYSVVGEAGDGEEAVELAREHRPDLVILDVKMPKLDGISAAEKIAEESIAPVLMLTAFSQRDLVERARDAGAMAYLVKPFSKSDVVPAIEMAVSRFTELKQLEKEIVDLTQRLETRKLVDRAKSVLQTEYGLSEPAAFRWIQKTSMDRRMSMQQVAEAVIQDAEEKKAAKD encoded by the coding sequence GTGACCGCCCCCGAGTCGCCCCAGCCCGTAGACGCGCCCGACGAGGACAAGTCGCACGTGCCTCCGCTGACGACCCGTGTCGTCATCGCCGAGGACGAGGCGTTGATCCGTCTCGACCTCAAGGAGATGCTCGAAGAAGAGGGCTACTCCGTCGTTGGCGAGGCCGGCGATGGCGAGGAGGCCGTGGAGCTCGCTCGGGAGCACCGTCCGGACCTGGTGATCCTTGACGTGAAGATGCCGAAGCTCGACGGAATCTCCGCGGCCGAGAAGATCGCCGAGGAGTCCATTGCTCCGGTCCTCATGCTGACGGCCTTCTCGCAGCGTGATCTCGTCGAGCGGGCCCGTGACGCCGGTGCGATGGCGTACTTGGTGAAGCCGTTCAGTAAGAGCGATGTCGTCCCGGCGATCGAGATGGCTGTCTCCCGCTTCACGGAGTTGAAGCAGTTGGAGAAGGAGATCGTCGATCTGACGCAGCGTCTTGAGACGCGCAAGCTCGTGGATCGTGCGAAGTCGGTTCTGCAGACGGAGTACGGGCTTTCGGAGCCCGCCGCGTTCCGGTGGATTCAGAAGACGTCGATGGATCGTCGGATGTCGATGCAGCAGGTGGCGGAGGCGGTTATTCAGGACGCGGAGGAGAAGAAGGCCGCGAAGGACTGA
- a CDS encoding pyridoxal phosphate-dependent decarboxylase family protein: MSPLATGPTPGLASSFASDLASGPQGPAALRPLITTVLEALRTGAAARRGPLPTGGPETVAARIRTALGEPLPTHCDPDGLRTLVHAFAAGAADPADPLCTAHLHCPPLAVATAADLAASALNPSLDSWDQAPAASELEALVTAALAKEVYGTPADALVTTGGTESNQLALLLARELNGAVQLVCAQNAHHSLHRATWLLGLPAPITVPALSGTLDPATLDATLTKLPGPLIVAATAGTTDAGLIDPLPAIADVCRAHGARLHIDAAYGGGLLFSDRHRGSLDGLARAHTVTLDLHKLGWQPVAAGLLAVQDPHDLRVLEHHADYLNADDDTEAGLPDLLGRSLRTTRRPDILKIAVTLKTLGRQGLGALVDQVCAHAREFAHLIASHHGFELYAPPTISTVLFRPVHWTDDAVADVRRTLLTEGSAVLGRARPDGRLWLKATLLNPHTTPGDLAALLKLVEGHAPR, translated from the coding sequence ATGAGCCCGCTCGCAACAGGCCCCACACCGGGCCTGGCTTCAAGCTTCGCTTCAGACCTCGCTTCAGGCCCTCAAGGTCCGGCCGCCCTAAGGCCGTTGATCACCACGGTCCTCGAAGCCCTACGCACCGGCGCCGCCGCAAGAAGAGGCCCCCTCCCCACCGGCGGCCCCGAAACAGTCGCCGCACGCATACGCACCGCCCTGGGCGAGCCTCTGCCCACACACTGCGACCCGGACGGGCTACGCACCCTCGTCCACGCCTTCGCCGCAGGCGCCGCCGACCCGGCCGACCCCCTGTGCACCGCCCACCTCCACTGCCCGCCCCTCGCCGTCGCCACCGCCGCCGACCTCGCCGCCTCCGCGCTCAACCCCTCCCTCGACTCCTGGGACCAGGCCCCCGCCGCCTCCGAGCTGGAGGCCCTGGTCACGGCAGCGCTCGCCAAGGAGGTGTACGGCACACCAGCCGACGCCCTCGTCACCACCGGCGGCACCGAGTCCAACCAGCTCGCCCTCCTCCTCGCCCGTGAACTGAACGGCGCCGTCCAACTCGTATGCGCCCAGAACGCCCACCACTCCCTGCACCGCGCCACCTGGCTTCTGGGCCTCCCCGCACCCATCACCGTCCCCGCCCTCTCAGGCACGCTCGACCCCGCCACCCTCGACGCAACCCTCACCAAGCTGCCCGGTCCACTGATCGTCGCCGCCACCGCCGGCACCACCGACGCCGGACTCATCGACCCGCTCCCCGCCATCGCCGACGTCTGCCGGGCCCACGGCGCCCGCCTGCACATCGACGCGGCGTACGGCGGAGGCCTCCTCTTCAGCGACCGCCACCGCGGCAGCCTCGACGGCCTCGCCCGCGCCCACACCGTCACCCTCGACCTGCACAAACTCGGCTGGCAGCCCGTCGCCGCAGGCCTGCTGGCCGTCCAGGACCCGCACGACCTCCGCGTACTGGAACACCACGCCGACTACCTCAACGCCGACGACGACACCGAGGCCGGCCTCCCCGACCTCCTCGGCCGCTCCCTGCGTACCACCAGACGCCCCGACATCCTCAAGATCGCCGTCACCCTCAAAACACTCGGACGGCAGGGACTCGGCGCACTCGTCGACCAAGTCTGCGCCCACGCCCGCGAGTTCGCCCACCTCATCGCGTCACACCACGGGTTCGAGCTCTACGCACCGCCCACCATCAGCACCGTCCTCTTCCGTCCCGTCCACTGGACCGACGACGCCGTAGCCGACGTACGCCGCACCCTCCTCACCGAAGGCAGCGCCGTCCTCGGCCGCGCCCGCCCCGACGGCCGCCTCTGGCTCAAAGCCACCCTGCTCAACCCGCACACCACACCCGGCGACCTCGCCGCCCTCCTGAAACTGGTGGAAGGACACGCACCCCGATGA
- a CDS encoding SIMPL domain-containing protein, whose product MTSSAEEPRPATPYGTPDAPRLAVRGEAHLEVDPEIARIGVTVMARGTDRRSALDDLTRRNATTLDLIKTYGQAVEHLETGAFSISPELTKHGRGERIRAYHGRVHTTAELTDFTALGELTTRLADLDLTRVDGPFWALRPTSPAHREARQQAVREAVQRAREYAEALGTTLAALVELADIGAENSERYAVAASSRMRSAGYADAIEESRAAPLDLEPQRQHVYAHVNARFTMAPPEL is encoded by the coding sequence ATGACCTCATCCGCAGAGGAACCCCGACCCGCAACCCCCTACGGCACGCCGGACGCTCCCCGCCTCGCTGTCCGCGGTGAAGCCCACCTCGAAGTCGACCCCGAGATCGCCCGCATCGGCGTCACCGTCATGGCCCGCGGCACCGACCGCCGCTCCGCCCTCGACGACCTCACCCGCCGCAACGCCACCACCCTCGACCTGATCAAGACGTACGGCCAGGCCGTCGAGCATCTGGAAACCGGCGCCTTCTCCATCAGCCCCGAACTCACCAAACACGGCCGCGGCGAACGCATCCGCGCCTACCACGGCCGCGTCCACACCACCGCCGAACTCACCGACTTCACCGCACTCGGCGAACTGACAACACGCCTGGCCGACCTGGACCTCACCCGCGTCGACGGCCCCTTCTGGGCGCTGCGCCCCACCTCACCGGCCCACCGTGAAGCCCGGCAACAGGCGGTACGTGAAGCCGTCCAACGCGCCCGCGAATACGCCGAAGCACTCGGTACGACCCTTGCGGCGCTGGTCGAACTCGCCGACATCGGCGCGGAAAACAGCGAGCGTTACGCAGTGGCCGCCTCAAGTCGCATGCGCAGCGCCGGTTACGCCGACGCCATCGAGGAATCCCGCGCCGCACCCCTCGACCTCGAACCCCAACGCCAGCACGTCTACGCCCACGTAAATGCCCGCTTTACGATGGCGCCCCCGGAGCTGTAA
- the pyk gene encoding pyruvate kinase, with product MRRAKIVCTMGPATDSYDQIKALVEAGMDVARFNLSHGTYADHEERYQHVRKASDESGRSVGILADLQGPKIRLGRFSEGPVLLERGDTFTITVEDGVQGDRQTCGTTYDGLAADVTTGERILVDDGKVCLEVTAVDGPRVHTTVVEGGMVSDHKGLNLPGVAVSVPALSDKDEADLRWALRTGFDVIALSFVRSGRDIEDVHRIMDEEGRRLPVIAKVEKPQAVDNIEDIVAAFDGIMVARGDLGVEMPLEQVPIVQKRAIKLAKRNAKPVIVATQMLDSMIDNSRPTRAEASDVANAVIDGTDAVMLSGETSVGKYPIETVSTMSRIVEAAEEDILAKGLPPLTERNKPRTQGGAVARAAAEMGDFLGAKFLVAFTQSGDTVRRLSRYRSPIPLLAFTPDPATRSQLNLTWGVETFLGPHVNSTDAMVDQVDEQLLKIGRCQKGDIVVITAGSPPGVSGSTNLVRVHHIGEDDAPK from the coding sequence ATGCGCCGAGCAAAGATCGTCTGTACTATGGGCCCCGCCACCGACTCGTACGACCAGATCAAAGCACTGGTCGAAGCCGGAATGGACGTAGCCCGCTTCAACCTCAGCCACGGCACCTACGCCGACCACGAGGAGCGCTACCAGCACGTACGAAAGGCCTCCGACGAAAGCGGCCGCAGCGTCGGAATCCTCGCCGACCTTCAAGGCCCGAAGATCCGACTCGGCCGATTCAGCGAAGGCCCCGTACTGCTTGAACGCGGAGACACCTTCACCATCACCGTCGAAGACGGCGTCCAAGGCGACCGCCAGACCTGCGGCACCACCTACGACGGACTCGCCGCCGACGTCACCACCGGCGAACGCATCCTCGTCGACGACGGCAAAGTCTGCCTCGAAGTCACCGCCGTCGACGGCCCCCGCGTCCACACCACCGTCGTCGAAGGCGGCATGGTCTCCGACCACAAGGGCCTCAACCTCCCCGGCGTCGCCGTCTCCGTCCCCGCCCTCTCCGACAAGGACGAGGCCGACCTCCGCTGGGCCCTGCGCACCGGCTTCGACGTCATCGCCCTCTCCTTCGTCCGCAGCGGACGCGACATCGAGGACGTCCACCGGATCATGGACGAAGAGGGCCGCCGCCTCCCCGTCATCGCCAAGGTCGAAAAACCGCAGGCAGTGGACAACATCGAAGACATCGTGGCGGCATTCGACGGCATCATGGTCGCGCGCGGCGACCTCGGCGTGGAAATGCCCCTGGAACAGGTCCCGATCGTCCAGAAACGCGCCATCAAACTCGCCAAGCGCAACGCCAAGCCGGTCATCGTCGCCACCCAGATGCTCGACTCGATGATCGACAACTCCCGCCCGACGAGGGCAGAAGCGAGCGACGTCGCCAACGCCGTCATCGACGGCACGGACGCGGTGATGCTGTCCGGCGAGACAAGCGTCGGCAAATACCCGATCGAAACGGTCAGCACGATGTCCCGCATCGTCGAAGCAGCCGAGGAAGACATCCTCGCAAAGGGCCTGCCACCCCTGACCGAACGCAACAAACCCCGCACCCAGGGCGGCGCCGTAGCCCGCGCAGCAGCAGAAATGGGCGACTTCCTGGGCGCAAAGTTCCTGGTGGCCTTCACGCAGAGCGGCGATACCGTCCGCCGCCTCTCCCGCTACAGGTCGCCCATCCCTCTCCTGGCCTTCACCCCGGACCCGGCCACCCGCTCCCAGCTGAACCTCACCTGGGGCGTCGAAACCTTCCTCGGCCCCCACGTCAACTCCACTGACGCGATGGTCGACCAGGTCGACGAACAGCTCCTGAAGATCGGCCGCTGCCAGAAGGGAGACATCGTGGTGATCACGGCCGGCTCCCCGCCGGGCGTCTCGGGCTCCACGAACCTGGTCCGGGTGCACCATATTGGGGAGGACGACGCGCCCAAGTAG